A stretch of DNA from Thiothrix subterranea:
CTGCCACCGTTACCCGTATTCAGCACCGATGCAACCCCCGAAGGCGTGGATTCTACTTTAGCCACTACCAGCGGATTTTTTGCGTTAGCATCAGCAGAGCAACAGATTCTTAACACCCTGATGGGCGCAAGCTATGGCGGCGACGGCAAGAAAAACAACAACGACTTAGCCTTGAAGGGCTTCAATGGTGAGTATCACGCATCCATGCGCACCACCCGCAAAGGCTACCGGGGCGACGTGGTGGGCGCTATCACCTGTTTTGCACAAGATGGCGCGATCAATACCATTGTGACCCGTAACGAAGGGGTAGGGCTGGCAGAACGTTTCCTGATGCTGGCAGAACCCAACCTCTTGGGGCAACGTACCTTTGATGAATACTTTCCCAACGAATACGACCAAAACGTTTATAACCGCGTGGTGGGCGAATTGGCGGCGCTATCACTCACCAACCCGTGCGAATTGGGAGATATGCCCGCTTACCGTCTTTCTAAAACCGCGTGGGGCATGATTCGCAGCTTCAGGCGTGAAATTGAACCGCACATGGCAGACGATGGCAAATACAGCACCGCAACCATGCGCGGTACGGCGGGCAAGGTGGATATGCACATCATGAAGATTGCCACCCTGTTAGCGATCTTGGATGAAAAACCAGTAGGGGAAGTCGGGCTTGAATACGTGGAAGCAGGCATTAACATCATGCGCGATATGCTGGAATACCTGCTTAGCCTATTGGTCGACATGGAAGTTATCGGTATGAATGCCTTCGAGAACTCTATCATTGCCTACCTTGGCAAACAGCAGAAGGCTACCCGCAAGCTGATACGTACCAACAAATGCGACGGTAAGCCGTGGTCAGAGATCCCGCGTAGCAGCCTAACCAACAAGATCAACGAAACCGTTGATGAACTTATCAGAAAAGGCGTGGTTGCGGAGGAGGAAACGTTCTACCCCAACGGTTCCAGCCAAGGCAAATACCTACGCTTGATTGCTTGATTATCTTGTAAAATCGCCACCATCAAGCCGCGTTCATCGCGGCTTTTTACTATCAAAAATAAATACAAATCGAAAAATCATAATAAATATTACTTTATCCCTTGTGAGTTATTTTTAAGCAAACCTCAAATTCACCCTCAAAACCCCAACTTTCACCCCAAAAAGTTGGGATAAGTTGGGATAAAGTTGGGATTTTTCCCAACTACGAAAGTTATTTATATACAATAACTTAGACGGCCTTTGAAAAAGCCATCCCAACTGCCTTTTTCTTTTAAATACAATAACTTACGCGAAAAGTTGGGAAAAAGTTGGGATTTTCGGAAAAACCACCCCCACACCTCACCCAAGCCACCCCAAAACCCACCAGCGAAAAAAACAAATATTTTCTATTTTATTTTGCAATATTTATTATTTATTTAATTTAATATCGGCGTGCTTACCACGCCACAACCACACAAGGAAACACCGTTAAAGCCTGTACAGACGGGCTAGGCAAACCGCAACCACGGGAAGGGCAGACGATAGCGGGCGGGCTGGTATTGTTGGCAGTGGGTTTACACGCAAAAACAGGGGGTGAAAATCAAAATGTTTGTATCTCTGTTTGTATGACTAGCAAGGCACAAGTGACAATCTATGCAGTTTCATAGGCTTACGCTTACAGTATCAATCCCTTTCTCTCCGCCAATATTTAAAAGCCCCGTACAGTCAATGACTTACGGGGCTTTTTTTTGACCAAAAATAACTTATTTCAATTAAATAGTTTTATTGATACCATTCTGATAAATACTAAACACAATGTTCACGCAGCTACTAATACATTCAAAAATAAGCGGGGATACAGCGCATGAAACACCCATTACTGATGGCATCAGCTTACATCTTATGCAGCACACTGAGCTTGGCTCATGCTGAAACACCAACGATCAAGATCAATACACTCAAAGCCGCGCCCCAACTCGACGGTTCAGCCGAGGATTGGCAAGACATTGCTGCCAGTACCATCAAGCTCACCTACGTCGGTCAACCTGAACGCACCAAAACCGTCTTATTGAAAGCGGGCGTTTTCGGCGATGAAGTCTTTTTCCACACCGAATGGGAAGACAGTACCCAAGACATTCAGCACAAGCCCAGCATCTGGGATGAAGCCCAACAAAAATACGTCGAAGGCCCCCAGCTCGAAGACCGTTTTGCCATGGAATTTGCCATGGAAGGCGATTACGACGCCAATTGGTTGTCTGGCAAAGAATTCACCTCTGATATGTGGAACTGGAAAGCGGCACGTACCAACCCCATCGGCATTAGCCATGACAAAATCACCGTCATCAGCAAACAGACCATGGCTGAATCGTACAAAACCACCTTGCCAGACGGTTCAAACTTATACATCAATCGCCCTACCGACATGGGCGTTGAACCCTATGCAACCAAACGCTATTTTAAAAAACAACAAGACTTAATGCCCAAATACGTTCCACAGGAAAAACTCCCTGCCGGAGCCGATGACGTCAAAGCAAAAGGCGTATGGAAAGACGGACGCTGGTCTTTGGAACAACGCCGCAAGCTCAATACGGGTCATGAGGATGATGTGCAATTCACCGTAGGCAATCCCGTTAAAGGCGCAGTGGCAGTGTTTGACCACGATGACAGTGCCCATCACTTTATTTCAGAGACACTGACTTTTGCGTTTTAACACCCACAATAACAACGAATAATTGATTATGCGCGTTTTCAATAACTTACGGATACTGCAAATTATTGACAGTACGTTCCTTATCGCATTGTTGGGAATTATTGCCGTATTGCTGTGGTTTCATCTCACCGACATATCCAACCAAGTGCGCCAGAATATGCAGGTGTCGAATACCTCGTTGCAGCAATCCCATGCCTCATTCATGCGTCAGCTCGAACTGGAAACCGCCATTGATCAACAACGCGCAACGTTTGACCAGTTAAACGATGAATTCTTCAAGTTTGCGTTTAACCCCGACAGTACGCCGGATAATCTGCCGCTGTTGCACCAACTTAGCCGAACATTGCAACAACAAGGTCAACAACTCTTAGCCGTCTGGCCAATTGATGACCGCCCAGACCTGAAAGCCAACTACGAAGAAGTCATCGGCATTATGTCCAACCTCAGCGCCGAGCTGGAAGGCTTAAACTCCCCGCATTGGCGGCAACTCGCGGCGGATGCACGCGATACCGCCAATCAAGCGAAGGATTTGATGGCAGAAATTGAAAAAATCGACAATCAATTAGGGCAAGAAATTGGCGACACCATTCTGCAATCCATCCAAAGTACCGATGCCAGCACCACACAGATGGCGGAACAACTCACGTATTTAAAACAACGCGCCTTGTGGGGAACACTGGGCATTATTGTGTTGCTGATTATTAGCCGCTTGTATTTTTCGACGCGCTTCCAACACATGACCCAAACGGCGCAAACCGCTCAAAAAATCGCCGAAGATGCGGTCAAAACCAAAGCCCGCTTCCTCGCCACCATGAGCCACGAAATCCGCACCCCGATGAACGGCGTGATCGGCATGACGCGCTTGCTGATGAATACGCCCATGAGCAAGAAGCAAACCGAATTCGTGGACAGCATTCACCTCAGCGGCGAACACCTACTCACCGTCATCAATGACGTGTTGGATTTTTCCAAGATTGAAGCGGGCAAACTCGATCTCAAGCGCGAACCGTTTGAATTACGTGCGTGCATTGAAGAAATTCTCAACCTGCTCAATGCCAAAGCCCTCGAAAAAAATCTGGAACTGGCTTATGCCGTGGGGCCGTCTATTCCGCTGTTCATCGAAGGCGACATGGTGCGCTTGCGGCAAATTTTAACCAACTTAATCGGTAACGCCATCAAGTTTACCGACAGCGGTGAAATCACCGTGTTTGTTATCCCGCGCAGCCATCACAATGACGCTTACGAACTCGAATTCCAGATCAACGACACCGGCCCCGGCATTCCAGCCGACAGGCTAGAAAACATTTTCGAGCAATTTAGCCGTGCTGATGAAACCCTCAGCCGTCGGCACGAAGGCACGGGGCTGGGGCTGGCGATTTCACGCCACCTTGTCGAGATGATGGGCGGCAAAGTCTGGGCAGAAAGCACGGTAGGCGTCGGCAGCCGTTTTCATTTCACCATCAAAACCCGCCAAGCCAACGGCAAACTCAAACCGTTTTTGCACACCAATATCCCTGAAATTATCGGCAAGCGTCTGTTAGTGGTAGAAAATAATCCCGCCAGCAGCCAAGCCATGCAAGACGTTTGCCATGGCTGGGGTGCGAGCGTAGACACTGCCAGCACCGCTGCCGATGCCATCAGCCGCCTCGCCATCGGCAAGCCTTATGACATTGCCCTCATCGAAAGCAACTTGCCCGGCGATGCCCCACTGGAATTAGCAAAATACATTCGCCAACGCTTCAGCAAGCAAGAATTGCCGCTGATTCTGATTGCGCCCCCCAATGACCGCCACCCCAAAGAAACGGTGCGCGAACTCTACAACCTGTACCTTACCAAGCCGCTGACCCGCAGCCGTTTATTTGACAGCCTGATGACGGTATTGGGAGAACTCAATCTGGTCAGCAATCGTCCAGAAAAATCCCCCCTCAAATTGGGCGAACGTTTGCCACTCAGCATTCTGTTAGCAGAAGACAACCCCATCAACCAAATTGTCGCCTCGTCCATCTTGGATGAAATGGCTTACAAAGTTGACCTTGCCGAAAGCGGCCTCGAAGCCCTACAAGCCCTACGCAAAAAAGCCTACGACGTGATTTTCATGGACATGCAAATGCCGGATATGGACGGCCTCGAAGCCACCCGCCGCATCCGCGCGGATTTCCCGCTGGATCAACAACCGATCATCATTGCCATGACCGCGAATGCCATGGAAGGCGACCGGCAAGAATGCCTGCAAGCAGGGATGAATGATTACATTAGCAAACCCGTATTGCCCGAAGCTGTCGAAATCGCCCTGCAATACTGGTGCACACCCAACAACCGCTATCAGCCTCGCGAGGAAGCCAATCATGCCATTAGTAGCTACTGAAGCACTCCAACAGCTCCCGGCCGCTATTTTACCGCGCCTCATTCAACTGTTTGGCAGCACCACCCCGGCGATGCTCACCAATATTCGCCAACACGCCGACAGCGGCAACCTCATCGAACTCGGCAAAGCTGCCCACAAACTCAAAGGTTCGTGCGTCAGCCTCGGCGCGGTGCAAATGAGCGACCTTTGCAAAACCTTGCAACACAAAGGCGAAAGCGGCGATGCCAGCGGCGTTAATGCCTTGGTCACGGAACTGGAAACCCTGTATCCCGCCACCTTACAAGCATTGCAACAAGCGGTTTAAAAGATACTGGTTTAAAATGTAACCGTTACGCGCAAGCCACCCAGTTGCGTGGAACGCGCAAACACCAGCGTGCCACCGTACAATTTGGTAATGTCTTTGCAAATCGACAGCCCTAGCCCGTGGCCTTCAACGCTTTCATCCAGCCGCACCCCGCGTGCCGCCATTTGCTGTAGTTCAGCCTCGGTGCGCCCGTTGCCATCGTCTTCCACGCTAATCTGCACTTTGCCCGCGACATGGCTGATTTGGCAACGCACCTGCTGTTGCGCCCATTTGCAGGCGTTATCCAGCAAGTTTCCCAGCAATTCCAGCATGTCTTCGCGGTCGCCAAAACGGGTAATCGTCGGGGCAATCTCCAGCGTAATGCAGCGCGGGGATTTGTGGTGTACCTGTGCCAACACCTCCACCAGCACGGGCAATTCCACACGCGGGTCAAAGCGTTGCGTGGTATTACCAAGACCTGCCATACGCGCACGTTTAAGTTCACGCTCGGTCAATTGGCGGATGCGTTCGGCTTGCAATTGCGCCTGCTGATGGCTGGTCGCTGATATGTCAGCATCAAGGTGTTGGGTAAGCAAATTGAGCGGGGTTTTCAGCGCGTGCGCCAGATTGCCTAACGCATTGCGGGAACGTTCCAAACGCTCCTGCATCAAGCTCAACAGGTGGTTGAATTCCTTGATAATCGGGTAAATTTCCGCAGGCACGGCTTCATTGAGCTTATTGATATTGCCCGCATCAAGCTGTTGTAATTCCGCACGAATGTAATCCAAACGTCGAAAAGTTCGGCGGATAACAATGCCTTGAATCACCAAAATCAATGCAATCCCCGCCGCCGCCAACAACGGAAATAACCACTTGAAACGCTGCGGACGGTGTTGCGTCGCGTCTGGCACAAACACCACCCCTGCCGAATGCACATTTTGCGTTCCTTCAAAAAACCAGGGCAACGCCATCCCCACGCCCCAAATCAGCGCCATCACCAACACCAAAATAATCGCAAGATTGACCTGCAACTGACGTTCCAAGGACTTCATAACGGTGGCTCCGGCTTGTCAGGATCAATGAAAATATACCCCTGCCCGCGCCGCGTTTGGATGCGCCAATCCCCCAACTTGCGGCGCAAATGGCGCACATACACTTCGATCACATTGCTATCACGGTCAAAATCTTGCTCGTAAACGTGTTCGGTTAAGCGCGACTTGGTAAGAATCCGACCGGGGTGCAACATAAAATAACGTAACAGGCGAAATTCTGTTCCCGTCAACTCGAAAACCTCACCGGCTGGCGTGGTGACTTGCTGGTGTTCCTCATCCAATTGCAAGCCGCAGCAATGCAGCTTTTGGTCGGGAACTGCCGCTTGCAAATTACGACGAATCAACGCCTGCACCCGCACCAACAATTCCTCAAAATGGAACGGCTTACCGAGGTAATCGTCCGCCCCGGCTTTGAAACCGTCCACCCGCTCGTGCCAGGCATCGCGGGCGGTAAGAATAATCACCGGCACGCGATTGCCGCGCTGCCGCCAATGTTGTAAGACCTCCAGCCCGCTGCGGTGCGGCAAGCCGAGGTCGAGAATCACCGCATCGTAAGGCGTTTCGTCGCCCATGAATTCGCCATCCACGCCATTGTTGGCAATGTCCACCGCGAAGCCTTCACGTTTCAAGCGCGTGTGCAAACTGCTGCTGAGTTCGGCATCGTCTTCGACCAATAATAGGCGCATGGCTTTCCTGTTAACGTTACGTGTTTTTCTGGATACCTTTGGGAACGGGTTTCAACCGTGCCGCAATATACGTCTCGATCGCACTGCGGTCGATCGCGCACGCTTCGCTGGCAATGACCGCTTCGGCGAGTGGGCTGAAATCCACTTTGATATTGCCTTCAAAAAACTTGCCACTGATGCCCGTCGCATGAGCTTTTAAAAGCTGATAAGCGCACGCATCGGTAGCGACTTTTTCAACCAAGACATTATACCCAGAAACCGACACCCGCGTTTCATAACGGTGTTCGGTTTTCATATAGGCATCGGCTAAAAACAGCTTATCCCACTCGCGGGGATTGCCGCCATTCGCCATAGACGTTCCCATGAACGCGATGTGCTTCTGAAGATTTTCGGCTTGTTCTGCCGTTTGCGTGGCAATCAGCCATGATAGCGAATAGCTGGTATCCTCAAAACGAGCGCTTGGATTTTCCGCCGTACCCGTATTGGTGTAAGCCGCATGATGGCTGGCGAGGTAATCAATGTAAGACTCGGTGGGTGCGCCGCCATCGCCATTACCGCCCGTGGCATTGCTCGTGCTGTTGCCATTGCTGCCACCGCCGCCGCAACCGGCGAGTGCCAATAAGGAACACAACGTGACCACATACCCTATTGCCATATTCTTTTTCAATTTCATGTTGAACAACCCCATTATTCCATCTGTGTGTAACGAAAAGCGCGGGACTGTAACCGCTCAACCTGAAATGAAGCTGAAAATCTATTCCTTACTTTGCAGATGCAAACGCATCCCCTAAAATCACCGCTCTTCCCTTCACAGCCCAATGGCCTATATCAACATGTTTCGTGCAAGAGATTTATTCATTATCGGCCTACTGTTTGTCGTTGCCGTGCTTCACACTTACGGTTTTACGCTCGAAGTACAAAAAGCGGATCGCCATACCGCGCACATGAGCGTTGATGCCATCGTCACTGTCATCTCCCTCATTGGCGTAGGCTACCTGCTCTGGGAAAACTACCGTAAACATCAGGAAATCGAAGCCCTTAACCACCAGTTACACCATTCCCACACCCGTATTTCAGACCTGCACAAAAAACTGCAACAAGCGGGCAAAGGCTACATCGTGGTCATCCACGAACAACTCGACGCTTGGGAACTTAGCCCAACCGAAAAAGCCGTCGCACTATTGTTGCTGAAAGGTTTGAGCTTTGAAGAAATTGCTGCCATCCGCAACACCAAGGAAAAAACCGTGCGCCAGCAAGCCATTTCCCTCTACCGCAAATCGGGGCTGAACGGGCGACACGAATTCGCCGCGTGGTTCTTTGAAGACTTTCTCAACTGATCAACGGTAGGGCAAATGCCCTAAAACGCCCCCGGCTGACCCTTTGCCGCCTGCTAAAGATTAATATAGGCTAATATACTCTGATCAAGACCCAACCAGAGTGAATGCCCGTGTTCCATAAAATAACGCCTAGCCTATTGAGCTTAGCCTTGCTGCTTCCCAGCATCGCCACCGCCGCCGCCATTATTCCCATGCCAGCGGAACAACGCAGTGCGCTCGGCATCGAGGTCACGCCACTCACCACCTCCAGCGCCAACACCGCACTGGAAGTGAATGCACAAGTGATGCTACCCCCCGCCAGTGTGCGCGTGGTCGCCGCACCCGCCGATGGGCTAATCACCACCTTACTGCATCAAGCCGGTGAAACCGTGAAAGCCGGTGACAAAGTAGCTTCGCTTTCCTCCCCAGACGTGGTGGAAGCGCAACGCCAATACTTGCAAGCTCGCCTCAAATACCAACTCGCCGCCGACAATGCCGCCCGCGACCAACGGCTGGCGGATCAAGGGCTAATCGCCAAAAACACCTGGCTGCTAACCCAAAACGACGTCAAATTAGCGCAAGCCGATCAGGAAGCCGCGATTGCCACCTTACGCTTGCTAGGCGTTAAACCCGGCAGCGAAAGTGCCGAAATCACCCTAACCGCCCCCATCAGCGGCTGGATACTGGAAACCCTAGTCGAACCGGGGCAACGGGTCGAAGCCCCCGCCGCGCTGGTCAAAATCGGCAATTTGCGCCAACTCAGTTTAGAAATTCCCCTCACCCCCGCACAAGCCAAAGACGTGCAAGCGGGGCAAACCGTCACAATCCGCGACAGCCAACTCAGCGGCACCGTCCGCGCCTTGCAACCCGCCTTGGATAATGCCCAAAACGTCATCGTGCGAGCAGACATAACCCAAGAAGACAGCACCACCCTGCATCCGGGGCAAACCGTCAAAGTCACCTTGCAAAGCAGCAGCAATGCAGGGGAAGCCGCCGCCAGCATCCCCACCAGCGGCTTGGTATGGTCGGGCGATCAAGCATATGTGTTCACCGAAAGTGCAGAGGGTTTCACCCCAACCGCCGTCAAAATTGTGCAACAAAACGACACCCAAGCCACCATTAGCGGCTTGCCAGCCGACAGCCGCATTGCCACCAAAGGCGTTGCTGCCCTCAAAGCCAAGTGGCAAGAGGCGGAGGAATAACCCATGCTTAACTGGCTCACTGAATTTTCCCTCGCACAACGCTGGCTGATTCTCGGTCTGACCGTGCTATTGACTGTGTTTGGTGTCCGCACCTTTCAGGAACTGCCGATTGATGCGTTTCCTGACGTATCCACCACGCAAGTCAAGCTGATCCTCAAAGCCCCCGGCATGACCCCCGAAGAGGTCGAAGCGCGAATTGCCCAACCCGTCGAAACCGAATTGCTGGGGATTCCCAACCAAGTCGTGTTGCGCAGTGTCTCCAAATACGCCCTCACCGACATCACCCTCGACTTTGCCGAGGGCACGGACATTTACTGGGCGCGTAGCCAAGTCGCGGAACGCTTTGCCAACGTCAAAAACGATTTGCCTGACAATGTGACCGGCGGTTTAGCCCCGATTTCCACCCCGCTCTCCGAAATTTTCATGTTCACCGTGGAAGGCGACTTGCCCCTGCAAGACAAACGCACCTTGCTGGACTGGACAATTCGCCCACAACTTCGCGCCCTGCCCGGTGTTGCCGATGTCAACGCGCTGGGCGGACGTGCCACCACCTTTGAAATCACCCCCGATTTAGCCGCGCTCAACGCCCGTCACTTAACCTTGGACGATTTGCGTACCGCGCTGAACACCAATATCCGCAACGATGGCGCGGGGCGCGTCAATGAAGGCGAAGAAACGTGGGTGGTGCGTATCGAAAGTGGCATCAACGGGCTGGACGACTTGCGCCACATTGTCATCAAAAGCGTGGACGGCGTACCCGTCACCGTCGGGCAAGTCGCGCAAGTCACCCTCGGCGAACTCACCCGTTACGGCGCAGTCACCCAAAACGGCAAGGGCGAAGCGGTCGAAGGTTTGGTACTGAGCTTGCGCGGCGCAAATGCGGGGCAACTCACCACCAATATTAAAACCAAACTCGCGGAAATCAGCCAAACCTTGCCGCCCGGTGTCACCATTGAGCCGTTTTACGATCGCTCCACCCTCGTCGATAAAGCCATCCACACCGTCAGCAAAGCCTTGCTGGAAGCGTTTGTCTTGGTCGGCATTATTCTGTTCGCGTTCTTGGGTAACTTGCGGGCGGCATTCGTGGTGGCGTTGATTTTGCCGCTGTCGGTGTTAGGCACGTTCATTTTGATGCGCCAATTTGGTTTATCTGCCAACTTAATGAGTTTGGGCGGTTTAGCCATTGCCATTGGCTTACTAGTGGATGCGGCGGTAGTGATTGTCGAAAATATCGTGGCACATCTGGCGCATGACGATGAAAAAGCCAAAACCCCGCAACGCCAAAAAGTCCTGTGGGCAGTGCAAGAAGTGTCCTCCCCCGTCAGTATCGGCATTGTCATTATTGCCTTGGTGTTCCTCCCATTGCTGACGCTGGAAGGGTTGGAAGGCAAGCTGTTCTCGCCGGTCGCACTGACCATTGTTTTCGCGCTGTCCATTTCCTTGCTATTGGCATTGACGGTCATTCCGGTACTCGCGTCGTGGTTGCTCAAGCAAGCGGCGCACAATGATCCGTGGTTATTGCGCGTGTCGCGCCGCGTGTACTTGCCAGTGTTAGATGCCGCTTTGAAACGCCCTAGCTTGATTTACATCCTGACCATCGCGGTGATGTTAGGCGCAGGCGCTACTTACCCCTTGATTGGTAAAACCTTTATGCCGACGATGGATGAGGGCGACTTGCTGGTGCAATTGGAAAAACTGCCCTCGATCAGTCTGGATCAAAGCGTCGCAACCGACTTGCGGGTACAACAAGCCTTGCTGGATAGCATCCCAGAAATTGAGCGCATCGTCGCACGGGTCGGCTCGGATGAACTCGGTCTTGACCCAATGAGCCTGAATGAAACCGACAGCTTTCTGGTGTTAAAGCCCCGCGAAACCTGGCGAACGCCGGATAAAGAATGGCTGCAAGAAGAAATCCGCCAAGTGTTGGAGAAATTCCCCGGTGTGGGTTACAACTTCACCCAACCGATTGATATGCGCGTTTCCGAAATGCTGACCGGCAGTCGTGGCGATGTCGCCATCAAAATTTTCGGCACGGATCTAGCGGTGTTAGGTGATCTGGCACAACAAATCGTGACGATTTTGGAGAAAATTCCCGGTGCATCCGACGTTTACACCCAGAAAAACGCGGGGGTGCAATACCTGCGTGCCGAAATTGACCGCCAAGCCGCCGGACGCTTTGGGCTATCGGTAGACGACATTGCCAGCCTATTACGCACCCAGCTCGAAGGTGAAATCATTGGGATTATCCAGCAAGAAGGGCGGCGCATTCCGCTGCAATTGCGCGGTTCTGCCGAATTGCGCCAAGCACCCCAAGCCTTGCAGCAAATCCGCCTGACGCTTCCTGACGGGCGCATTATCAGCCTTGATCAAGTGGCAAAACTCGTCCGCACCGAAGGTCCCGTGGCGATTAAACGTGAAAATGCAGGGCGTTTCGTGGTGGCACAAAGCAATGTGGCGGGGCGCGATTTGGTGAGTTTTGTGGAAGAAGCCCAAGCTGCCGTCGCCGCTAACGTGACCTTGCCGACCGGCTACAGCATTACGTGGGGCGGGCAATTCGAGAACCAGCAACGGGCAGCGCAACGCTTGTTGATTGTGGTGCCGATTGCGCTTGCCATGATTGGCTTGCTGCTGTTTTTGACGTTTCGGGATGTGCGCCAAACCGTTCTGGTGATGGCGAATGTGCCTTTGGCGTTGATTGGTGGCATTTTTAGTCTGGGGATTTCTGGGCAATATTTATCCGTACCCGCGTCGGTAGGCTTCATTGCATTGCTGGGGATTGCGGTACTCAATGGCGTGGTATTGGTGACATTTTTCAACCAATTGCACCAGCAAGGCTACCGTGGAACGGCGGTGGTGCGCGAAGGGGCATTACGCCGCCTGCGCCCGGTATTGATGACCGCCAGTATTGCGGCTTGGGGTTTAGTGCCGTTGTTATTCGCCACCGGCCCCGGCTCAGAAATTCAGAAACCGCTGGCAACGGTGGTGATCGGCGGGTTGGTTAGTGCGACAACCTTGACGCTGATTTTGTTGCCGCTGCTGTACCGCCAGTTTGTGCTGAAGGGTGAAAAATCCCGTATGCCTACCGAACAACACCATTAACTTA
This window harbors:
- a CDS encoding efflux RND transporter permease subunit, producing MLNWLTEFSLAQRWLILGLTVLLTVFGVRTFQELPIDAFPDVSTTQVKLILKAPGMTPEEVEARIAQPVETELLGIPNQVVLRSVSKYALTDITLDFAEGTDIYWARSQVAERFANVKNDLPDNVTGGLAPISTPLSEIFMFTVEGDLPLQDKRTLLDWTIRPQLRALPGVADVNALGGRATTFEITPDLAALNARHLTLDDLRTALNTNIRNDGAGRVNEGEETWVVRIESGINGLDDLRHIVIKSVDGVPVTVGQVAQVTLGELTRYGAVTQNGKGEAVEGLVLSLRGANAGQLTTNIKTKLAEISQTLPPGVTIEPFYDRSTLVDKAIHTVSKALLEAFVLVGIILFAFLGNLRAAFVVALILPLSVLGTFILMRQFGLSANLMSLGGLAIAIGLLVDAAVVIVENIVAHLAHDDEKAKTPQRQKVLWAVQEVSSPVSIGIVIIALVFLPLLTLEGLEGKLFSPVALTIVFALSISLLLALTVIPVLASWLLKQAAHNDPWLLRVSRRVYLPVLDAALKRPSLIYILTIAVMLGAGATYPLIGKTFMPTMDEGDLLVQLEKLPSISLDQSVATDLRVQQALLDSIPEIERIVARVGSDELGLDPMSLNETDSFLVLKPRETWRTPDKEWLQEEIRQVLEKFPGVGYNFTQPIDMRVSEMLTGSRGDVAIKIFGTDLAVLGDLAQQIVTILEKIPGASDVYTQKNAGVQYLRAEIDRQAAGRFGLSVDDIASLLRTQLEGEIIGIIQQEGRRIPLQLRGSAELRQAPQALQQIRLTLPDGRIISLDQVAKLVRTEGPVAIKRENAGRFVVAQSNVAGRDLVSFVEEAQAAVAANVTLPTGYSITWGGQFENQQRAAQRLLIVVPIALAMIGLLLFLTFRDVRQTVLVMANVPLALIGGIFSLGISGQYLSVPASVGFIALLGIAVLNGVVLVTFFNQLHQQGYRGTAVVREGALRRLRPVLMTASIAAWGLVPLLFATGPGSEIQKPLATVVIGGLVSATTLTLILLPLLYRQFVLKGEKSRMPTEQHH